A window from Cydia amplana chromosome 12, ilCydAmpl1.1, whole genome shotgun sequence encodes these proteins:
- the LOC134652967 gene encoding glutathione hydrolase 1 proenzyme-like isoform X1, with the protein MISCRKPLCWLGVVIAAVVVAALVAVLVVQPWADNGSHARYARAAVAANGHECAAIGRSILEKNGSAVDAAIATLFCEGLGCAQCMGLGGGFLATVYDASTGRVRVMNARERAPLATTHNMYDNASSTVGGLAIAVPGELLGYGELYREYGRLPWAELVRPTAELCRKGHRVTEYMGRVLETYSDRIKAEPSMSELYVNPATNEVYKEGDIIVEPTLARTLDVIAEEGPGAMHNGSLTAALVRDIERFGGIITEEDMRQYRVEWQEPISVKLSDQHTLYSVPLPGSGSVLAFILNMLAGWVGGEAAPRASGLYYHRAVEAFKYAYAKRTGLGDASRSDLTYSVTELERNLSDADWARAFRDQVNDDHTFNDWRHYGALFEGADDHGTAQIVVIAPDGSAVAATSTINYIWGSQRRSPSLGIMLNNEMDDFAIPNHESAYGMPPSPANMLAPGLQPLSSMVPTIVLNQRGEVDLVLGAAGGTKITTQVAMTVINTILEGSSLIEVMNRPRLHHQLMPMEVEHEYDFNADVIKALRAKNHSTTELGPTAGFAAMVGAQRDGDGYFVPNTDRRRVGSIDGF; encoded by the exons TTGTCGAAAGCCGCTCTGTTGGCTTGGCGTCGTGATCGCGGCGGTGGTCGTGGCCGCGCTGGTGGCCGTGCTGGTGGTGCAGCCGTGGGCAGACAACGGCAGCCACGCACGGTACGCGCGCGCCGCCGTCGCCGCTAATGGACACGAGTGCGCCGCTATCGGACG CTCGATACTTGAGAAGAACGGGAGCGCCGTCGACGCAGCAATCGCCACGCTCTTCTGCGAGGGTCTAGGCTGCGCACAATGTATGGGGTTGGGCGGTGGCTTCTTGGCCACGGTGTACGACGCGAGCACGGGACGGGTGCGGGTCATGAACGCGCGCGAGCGGGCGCCGCTCGCCACTACCCACAACATGTACGACAACGCGTCCTCCACAGTCGGCGGTCTCGCGATCGCCGTTCCGGGAGAGCTGCTAGG TTACGGCGAATTATATCGGGAATATGGCCGCTTGCCCTGGGCGGAGCTGGTCCGTCCAACAGCCGAGCTTTGCCGGAAGGGCCACCGAGTGACCGAGTACATGGGGCGAGTGCTGGAGACCTACAGCGACAGGATCAAGGCGGAGCCATCCATGAG CGAGTTGTACGTGAATCCAGCGACGAACGAAGTGTACAAGGAGGGCGACATAATCGTGGAGCCGACGCTGGCGCGGACGCTGGACGTGATCGCGGAGGAGGGTCCGGGGGCGATGCACAACGGCTCGCTCACCGCCGCGCTCGTCCGCGACATCGAGCGCTTCGGCGGCATCATCACGGAGGAGGACATGAGGCAATACAG GGTGGAGTGGCAAGAGCCAATATCGGTGAAGCTGTCCGACCAGCACACATTGTACTCGGTGCCGCTGCCCGGCTCCGGCTCCGTGCTGGCTTTCATCCTCAACATGCTGGCCGGGTGGGTCGGCGGCGAGGCCGCGCCGCGGGCCTCCGGCCTCTACTACCACCGCGCCGTCGAGGCCTTCAAGTACGCGTACGCCAAGCGCACCGGCCTCGGGGACGCTTCACGATCCGACCTCACGTACTCCGTCACTGag CTGGAGCGCAACCTATCCGACGCCGACTGGGCCCGCGCTTTCCGCGACCAAGTGAACGACGACCACACCTTCAACGACTGGCGGCATTACGGCGCGCTGTTCGAGGGCGCcgacgaccacggcacggcgcAGATCGTCGTTATAGCTCCTGACGGCAGCGCCGTCGCTGCCACGAGCACCATTAACTACAT TTGGGGCAGCCAGCGCCGTTCACCAAGCCTCGGCATAATGCTGAACAACGAGATGGACGACTTCGCGATCCCAAACCACGAGTCGGCATACGGCATGCCGCCGTCGCCCGCCAACATGCTAGCGCCGGGTCTGCAGCCCCTGAGTTCCATGGTGCCCACCATCGTGCTCAACCAGCGAGGGGAAGTTGATCTGGTGTTAGGAGCTGCCGGCGGGACCAAGATCACGACCCAAGTTGCTATG ACGGTGATAAACACCATCCTCGAGGGCAGCTCGCTCATTGAAGTCATGAACCGGCCGCGCCTCCATCATCAGCTCATGCCCATGGAAGTAGAACATGAATATGATTTCAATGCG